The Methanothermobacter sp. sequence AATATATGATATACTATTATTAGGTTATACGATCCACTTATAAAGTAATGGGATCTTATTCTAAAAAAAGGATGATACATTTATTGGAGGTATGCAATGGCGTTCAAAGACCTGTTCAAATTTAGCAAGGGAAAAACAACATTCATATTTGTAGGAGGTAAAGGAGGGGTGGGTAAAACCACCATATCAGCTGCAACAGCACTCTGGATGGCCAAGTCCGGTAAAAAGACACTTGTAATATCAACAGATCCTGCACATTCATTATCCGACTCATTTGAAAAAAAAATAAGTCATGTGCCAACCTTCATCCAAGAAAATTTATATGCGGTTGAAATAGACCCTGAGATTGCAATGGAAGAATACCAAGAAAAACTAAAAGAACAATCAGAAGCAAACCCTGGCATGGAACTTTTACAAGAACAAATGGACATGGCATCCATGTCTCCGGGAATCGACGAAGCAGCAGCCTTCGACCAATTCCTAAAATATATGACAACAGACGAATATGATGTTGTAATATTCGACACAGCCCCAACAGGCCACACTCTCAGACTCCTTTCATTCCCAGAAATGATGGATTCTTGGGTGGGAAAATTAATAAAACTTAGAAGACAAATAGGAGCGTTTGCAAGGGCATTCAAGAACATACTGCCATTCATGGGAGACGAAGAAGAAGAAGACAGAACATTAAAAGACCTTGAAGCCACAAAAAAGAAAATCAGCGAAGCAAGGGCTGTTATGTCAGACCCTGAGAGAACATCATTTAAAATGATCGTAATCCCAGAAGAAATGTCAATCTACGAATCCGAAAGGGCTATGAAAGCACTTGAAAAATATGACATCCACACAGACGCTGTTATAGTAAACCAGGTTCTACCAGAAGAAAGCGACTGCGAATTCTGCAGGGCAAGAAGAAGACTACAACAAGAAAGATTAGAAATGATACGGAAAAAATTCAGCGACAAAATACTAGCACAAGTTCCACTACTCAAAAAAGAAGCAAAAGGTATAAAAACATTAGAAAAAATAGCTGAGATACTCTATGGCAAACCATTAACAGAAAAAACATAAAAAATACGACACTCCACCCATAGTTCTCCATCAAAAGTCCTCACAACGTATAACTATTAGTAAATTTTGAAGGCGCCCCCCCATTCCCATTTTTATTAAAGTCATCAATAATGAAACTAGGACCTTCTATGAAGTTGGATTTTTAACCGAGGAAACTAAAAATTTATAAAACAAAGTGGATAATCTAATCACATGTATTAGTAGAGGGGTTGGTTTGACATGAAAGTAGCAGTTTTTGGCGCTGGTAATCAAGATCTTTATGTTAGACATTTGAATTTACCTGAAAAATTTGGTGGAGAGCCCCCATTTGGCGGTAGTAGGATGGCAATGGAATTTGCAGAGGCAGGTCATGATGTCATCCTCGCAGAACCAAACAGGAACATCCTCGAAGATGAGCACTGGAAAAAGGTGGAAGATGCCGGGGTTAAAGTGACAGATAATGATATCGAGGCAGCTTCTAACTCAGAAATCGCCATACTATTCACACCATTCGGTAAAAAAACTTTTGAAATTGCTAAGAATATAATATCACATCTTCCAGATGGGGGGATCATATCAAATACCTGCACGGTCTCTCCAGTAGTGCTATATTACGTCCTTGAAAGGGAGCTTAGAAGAGAAAGACAGGACATTGGTATCGCATCTTTACACCCAGCGGCCGTCCCAGGGACACCTTACCATGGCCATTACGTGATCGGTGGACGTGCAACAAGCGAACTTGAACTTGCAAGCGAGGAACAGATACAAAAATGTGTCGAGCTAGCTGAGAGCTGCGGTAAAAAAGCTTATGTAGTCCCAGCTGACGTTTCAAGTACAGTTGCAGATATGGGATCCCTTGTCACAGCTGTGACACTTGCAGGTGTCCTTGACTATTATTATGTCGGCACTCAGGTCATCAAGGCCCCAGTAGAGATGGTGGAAAAACAGATACTGATGACACTCCAGACTGTAGCATCCCTTGTGGAATCGTCAGGAGTCGACGGAATGTTAAAGGCTATAAACCCTGAATTGTTAGTCAAAAGCGCAACTTCAATGCACTTACTCAAGGAACAGGAAATATTAGACGCAGCACTCAACATGCTCTCCAACTTAGATGACAATGTCATGAAATGGATTGAAAAAGGTGAAATAGAACATACAGATCTCGTAGCTGCGCAGGCACTTACAAAAGAGCTTAAGAACATCATGGGTGGCAGGGCAGCTGAAGGCACGATCAGACGTTGCATGAGAAAAATGTTCGAATAGAAAAAACCCCCTTAATGTCTTTTTTATCATCAAATCCCATTAAGGGTCGGATACTTTCTTTTAGGAGCCCTATTTTTCCTTTTGATCGTTACCTTAAGGAATACTTTTTTAATTTGAATGACATATAATTTTTTTGGTGTAAGAGATGACAATAGATGAATTAGACCTTATTGAAAAGGTTTACGAGTTGAAGATAAAAAATAAAGAGGAGCTTGCAAAGGAAATCTTGAAAAAATCCAATGAAGGACATGATATTTTATTCTTGTGCACAATAGTTAATTCATGGATAGCCCAGAATTACAAGCCAGGAGAAATCAAAGTCCCACTCAGCATAATAAGAAATGTGGAATAGGGATAATGTGGAATATAGACAAGTACCATTTATCACCTTATCAGAGATATCATGCAGAATATGGATAACATTATCAGGTTGCAATTTCAAGTGTAGAGGATGTTTTAGTAACGCGAGAAAACCTGCAGGCAGACCATTAACCATAGAAGAACTCGTGAAACTTGTAAAAAAATCGTCCCGAGAATATTATGGAAAACTGCCAGAGGAGATCCTCATAACAGGAGGAGAACCAACATTAGACCGAGACTACCTCATAGAGCTAATCTCCAAATTAAATTTTGCATACATCATACTAGAAACTAACGCATATCTGCTTGACGAGGAATACATCAAAGACTTGGTCGAGGCAGGTGTCCAAGAATTTCTGGTCGATTTAAAAGCAATAAATGATAAAAAACATAAATGGTATACTGGTTTTTCCAATAAAAAGATCTTAAAAAATATAAAAACAATCCAGGAAAACGCCAAACTCGTCATAAAAACATTATACATCCCAGGAATCGTTGAAGAAGACGAAATAGAGGATATAGCCAAATTTATAGCGGCTATCAACCCTTGGATAGAATATCGCATTAACGACTTCAAAAAATGTGGCCTATCAAGAAATCCAACAACCAATGAAATGGAAAAAGCCTATAAACTTGCGAAGAAACACCTTGAGAATGTTATTATAAGCAGAAGCTGCAGAAGAGAAAGTAAACCCTTGAAGAAGAAAACATGGATAACAGTATTCCCAGATGGAACATTCAAAAGAAGATCAACAAAAGATTACAAAAAGGACAAACTAAACATCTAAAATTATCATACAAAAAAAGAGAATGTGGGGTAAGTTTATCTGTCTGCATATAGGCGGCCGAGTGCTCTGCCATGGAAGATAGCAAGATAAGGTGCCACGAAAAGATAGATAATCAAAGCGATAATGATACCTATTATAATGATCACTGCTAATCCAGCTCCTGAAAGCAATTGTATCACTGATAAAGCCCCAAATGCCAAAATGATGGGTATGAATATGAGGTAAAGTATCGCTAGGGTTACACCTATCGCACCGGATTCTATTATTGCAACGCCAATGATCCAGATGATATATTTTATCCATGTAATCTCTGATATGACATTTAATATTTCTCCGATTCGGAATGCTGCCCCTAGCTCGTCATTGAATGCCATATGAGCTAGTGCAATTTGCTCTACCAACCCAAATATAACTGCTAGGATAATCCCTATTATTATAGTAATGATCCCAGCAATAGGATTTGACCTGATTAAATAACCACCGCCAAAGTAGAGTATCGCTGGTATTATCATATAAGCTATGCCTACAATTAATACTTTAAGTCCGTCAACGAACATTTCACCCCATTCATCGAAATCTGGAAGCTCATCAAAACCTGCTATTGTAGCCTTGAGGACTCTTAACCAGTACCCGACGACGAAGAATAATGGAATTATTAAAAAACTTAGTATGGTCAATGCTCCCAATGTTACTACTTTTTTCAAGTTTGTCCCGGGATAGTCAAGGGCCTCGCCTACAATTTCACCAACCTTCATATTTATACCTTCTACTAAATTGTTACCATTATATAATCTATTTGCATGGTATAAAATATTATCTGAAAAAATTTCAAAAAATGGGATTCATAGAACACGAAAAGATCAACTGCTTTTTACTTACAATAAACACATGAGATTTTCAATTAGCAAAACACTAGAAAGGTTTAAAAATACCATTCTAAAATTCATAGGCTAAGTTTCTTTTGCAAATGTGCATTCGTTCATGAATTAAATTGTAATACTACAATTTTCTATTATAGCAACTATTTTTTCATTTTTCCAGACTTTTCAGTTACGATTTCGCCAATTTTAAATCAGTAGTTGTCCTAGGACAAAAATGGCCATGAACTTTGACAATATCATCCTATTCCATTTTTCATCAATTAAAAAATTTGTTAGATTTTATAAAAATTTGTTATTACTTTATATTTAAATTGTACAAAAATCGTAATAATATATATTTATATATTATTATTGCTAATGGTTTTTTGATGATAAAGGGAGGTGGAGTTGGATTGCAGAGGAAGGTTTTTCTTTTATTGTTACTGTTGACTTCCTTGGTTTCTGTGGGCGCTGTTTCAGCAACAAACAGCACATGTGAAGTAGGCCTGAAAATAACCTATGAATACCCCGATGATATAAACCCAACAATAGAAAAACTCACAGACTCCAATGGACAAGAAATAGAATTCCAAAAATACTTCGACCCAGCAGCAAACATCACCAAGATAACATTCCAACACCCACAACCAGAAAAAGGATTCAACATAACAATAAAAGCACCAGGATACCAAACAACAACAAAACAATTCACACCAACCAAAAACCCAACAAACCCACAAGACCCAAAATACTACACACACCTACAAATACAACTAAAAGCAACACAAACATACAAAATAGGAAGAGAAATAACTAAAAAAGCAAACCAAATCCTAAACTTCACAAAGACAGGAAAAGTACTAGTGATAACAACAGCAGGCAGCGCATACTACAAAAATAGTACATCAGAAGACGCACTTGAAGGTATACTCAACCAAGCACAAGGTATCATAAGTTATGGTAAAGGTAACCTACTACTACTCAGAAAAACAAGGTTAGACCCCCTAGACTTTGCATTCATAACACGAAAAGGAAACGACCTAATCCTAGTATACTTCAAAAATGCCAGCCTAACACCAACCTACATCGGAACAGTATCCCAGAACATGACAAAAGCACAATGGAATAACCTCACACAAAAACTTGGAAGTGATGCGTTCCCAATAGCGAGCCTAGCAAACGCATGGGCACTAGGATTACCAGCAGACATACTAAGAGAAGCAGCATTCCATGGCCACGTATGCCTAGGAACCATAAGCGGCTACGCCATGATAGAAACACTACTCAAATACTATCCACCAAGCACAGGAACCGGAGGCGCAGAAGCCACTTCCTATATAGTCATAGGAGTTCCTGGAGGCTCAGATGATGATGTATTCGTATATGCAATGGACTCAACCCCAGGAAAAAGAGCCTACATTGGATATAATACCACAGATGATGCAAATATGGTAGGGTTTATACGCTGGAACTCAAACACAAGAACAGGAATACTCATTATAATGACCTACAATTGGACAGAACTAACAGAACAATTCAGAAGAGAAACAAAAGCAACAGTAGAAGAAGACACAGTCACCGAGCTCAAATTCAACGCATGGGCAATCCAAAAACTTATAACAAGCCCAGAATCGCTAGTAAAAATACTCTACGCATTTGACAACAACAGAAGAACAAGTTAATTACCTAGCAGGTGGAATAGGAAGCACAACAGTTCAAGATGC is a genomic window containing:
- a CDS encoding TRC40/GET3/ArsA family transport-energizing ATPase, giving the protein MAFKDLFKFSKGKTTFIFVGGKGGVGKTTISAATALWMAKSGKKTLVISTDPAHSLSDSFEKKISHVPTFIQENLYAVEIDPEIAMEEYQEKLKEQSEANPGMELLQEQMDMASMSPGIDEAAAFDQFLKYMTTDEYDVVIFDTAPTGHTLRLLSFPEMMDSWVGKLIKLRRQIGAFARAFKNILPFMGDEEEEDRTLKDLEATKKKISEARAVMSDPERTSFKMIVIPEEMSIYESERAMKALEKYDIHTDAVIVNQVLPEESDCEFCRARRRLQQERLEMIRKKFSDKILAQVPLLKKEAKGIKTLEKIAEILYGKPLTEKT
- a CDS encoding radical SAM protein: MEYRQVPFITLSEISCRIWITLSGCNFKCRGCFSNARKPAGRPLTIEELVKLVKKSSREYYGKLPEEILITGGEPTLDRDYLIELISKLNFAYIILETNAYLLDEEYIKDLVEAGVQEFLVDLKAINDKKHKWYTGFSNKKILKNIKTIQENAKLVIKTLYIPGIVEEDEIEDIAKFIAAINPWIEYRINDFKKCGLSRNPTTNEMEKAYKLAKKHLENVIISRSCRRESKPLKKKTWITVFPDGTFKRRSTKDYKKDKLNI
- a CDS encoding DUF4013 domain-containing protein translates to MKVGEIVGEALDYPGTNLKKVVTLGALTILSFLIIPLFFVVGYWLRVLKATIAGFDELPDFDEWGEMFVDGLKVLIVGIAYMIIPAILYFGGGYLIRSNPIAGIITIIIGIILAVIFGLVEQIALAHMAFNDELGAAFRIGEILNVISEITWIKYIIWIIGVAIIESGAIGVTLAILYLIFIPIILAFGALSVIQLLSGAGLAVIIIIGIIIALIIYLFVAPYLAIFHGRALGRLYADR
- a CDS encoding FmdE family protein is translated as MTSLVSVGAVSATNSTCEVGLKITYEYPDDINPTIEKLTDSNGQEIEFQKYFDPAANITKITFQHPQPEKGFNITIKAPGYQTTTKQFTPTKNPTNPQDPKYYTHLQIQLKATQTYKIGREITKKANQILNFTKTGKVLVITTAGSAYYKNSTSEDALEGILNQAQGIISYGKGNLLLLRKTRLDPLDFAFITRKGNDLILVYFKNASLTPTYIGTVSQNMTKAQWNNLTQKLGSDAFPIASLANAWALGLPADILREAAFHGHVCLGTISGYAMIETLLKYYPPSTGTGGAEATSYIVIGVPGGSDDDVFVYAMDSTPGKRAYIGYNTTDDANMVGFIRWNSNTRTGILIIMTYNWTELTEQFRRETKATVEEDTVTELKFNAWAIQKLITSPESLVKILYAFDNNRRTS
- a CDS encoding H(2)-dependent methylenetetrahydromethanopterin dehydrogenase-related protein, whose translation is MKVAVFGAGNQDLYVRHLNLPEKFGGEPPFGGSRMAMEFAEAGHDVILAEPNRNILEDEHWKKVEDAGVKVTDNDIEAASNSEIAILFTPFGKKTFEIAKNIISHLPDGGIISNTCTVSPVVLYYVLERELRRERQDIGIASLHPAAVPGTPYHGHYVIGGRATSELELASEEQIQKCVELAESCGKKAYVVPADVSSTVADMGSLVTAVTLAGVLDYYYVGTQVIKAPVEMVEKQILMTLQTVASLVESSGVDGMLKAINPELLVKSATSMHLLKEQEILDAALNMLSNLDDNVMKWIEKGEIEHTDLVAAQALTKELKNIMGGRAAEGTIRRCMRKMFE